Proteins encoded by one window of Fibrobacter sp.:
- the pdxS gene encoding pyridoxal 5'-phosphate synthase lyase subunit PdxS — translation MSENYIAERYELNKNLAQMLKGGVIMDVTTPEQAKIAEAAGACAVMALERIPADIRAAGGVSRMSDPKMIKGIQDAVSIPVMAKCRIGHFAEAQILEAIEIDYIDESEVLSPADDIFHINKRDFKVPFVCGAKDLGEALRRIEEGASMIRTKGEPGTGDIVQAVRHMRLMQQEIARLTSMREDELYNRAKELQVSYALVKYVHDNGKLPVVNFAAGGVATPADAALMMQLGAEGVFVGSGIFKSGNPVKRAQAIVKAVTNYKDAKLIAELSEDLGEAMVGINEQEIALLMAERGK, via the coding sequence ATGTCCGAGAACTACATTGCAGAACGTTATGAATTGAACAAGAATCTGGCCCAGATGCTGAAGGGTGGCGTCATTATGGATGTGACCACTCCGGAACAGGCAAAGATTGCGGAAGCCGCAGGTGCTTGCGCCGTCATGGCTCTGGAACGCATCCCCGCAGACATTCGCGCTGCCGGTGGCGTAAGCCGCATGAGTGACCCCAAGATGATCAAGGGAATTCAGGATGCGGTTTCCATTCCTGTGATGGCAAAGTGTCGCATTGGTCATTTTGCAGAAGCCCAGATTCTTGAAGCTATTGAAATTGACTACATCGACGAAAGCGAAGTCCTTTCTCCGGCGGATGACATTTTCCATATCAATAAGCGTGATTTCAAGGTGCCTTTTGTTTGCGGTGCCAAGGACTTAGGCGAAGCTCTCCGCCGCATTGAGGAAGGTGCTTCCATGATCCGTACCAAGGGCGAGCCGGGTACTGGCGACATTGTGCAGGCTGTGCGCCACATGCGCCTGATGCAGCAGGAAATTGCTCGCCTCACCTCCATGCGCGAAGATGAACTTTACAACCGCGCCAAGGAACTGCAGGTCTCCTACGCCCTGGTAAAGTATGTTCACGACAATGGCAAACTTCCTGTGGTGAACTTTGCCGCCGGTGGCGTGGCCACTCCTGCTGACGCTGCTCTCATGATGCAGCTGGGCGCCGAAGGCGTGTTCGTTGGCTCTGGCATTTTTAAGTCCGGCAATCCGGTGAAGCGCGCCCAGGCCATCGTGAAGGCTGTCACCAACTACAAGGATGCAAAGCTCATCGCTGAACTTTCCGAAGACTTGGGCGAAGCCATGGTGGGCATCAACGAGCAGGAAATCGCATTGCTCATGGCCGAAAGAGGTAAGTAA
- the pdxT gene encoding pyridoxal 5'-phosphate synthase glutaminase subunit PdxT, which translates to MKIGVLAVQGAFIEHEQILAKLGVETVEIRQKSDLTHCAESDRPFDGLILPGGESTVQGKLLRDLGLFEPLQKMIQNGLPVFGTCAGLILLAEQLSNDSNVYFGTLPVTVQRNAYGRQLGSFFAELPFRGIADSNVVPMTFIRAPLIESVRDGVEILAEAKGGIVAVRYKNQLGITFHPELNEDTRIHQYFLKMCRGL; encoded by the coding sequence ATGAAAATAGGCGTTCTCGCCGTTCAGGGCGCGTTCATTGAACATGAACAGATCCTTGCAAAGCTCGGTGTAGAAACTGTAGAAATCCGGCAAAAGTCGGATTTGACACACTGCGCTGAATCAGACCGTCCCTTCGACGGCTTGATTCTCCCTGGTGGCGAAAGTACCGTCCAGGGTAAGCTATTGCGGGATTTGGGTTTGTTTGAACCGTTGCAAAAGATGATTCAAAACGGCCTTCCTGTTTTTGGAACCTGTGCCGGTCTCATTCTTTTGGCAGAACAACTTTCTAACGACAGCAATGTTTATTTCGGAACCTTGCCTGTTACCGTTCAGCGAAACGCATACGGTCGCCAGCTGGGAAGTTTTTTCGCAGAACTGCCCTTCCGCGGCATCGCCGATTCAAATGTTGTCCCCATGACATTCATTCGCGCACCTCTCATCGAAAGTGTTCGTGACGGCGTGGAAATTCTTGCGGAAGCCAAGGGCGGAATCGTTGCGGTTCGTTACAAAAACCAGCTGGGCATTACCTTCCATCCGGAACTGAACGAAGATACCCGCATTCATCAGTACTTTCTGAAAATGTGTCGCGGATTGTAG
- a CDS encoding low molecular weight phosphotyrosine protein phosphatase gives MPKILFVCHGNICRSPMAEYVMKDMVQSREADLNRCGLTPADFEIASAATSTEEIGNPVYPPARRMLNSHGIDCSGHAARQMNQRDYDYYDYIVLMDRNNLRNLRWNISAAQYKDEAKKISMMMDWTCRPGDVADPWYTGNFDATWRDVNEGCEGLLNEIIAKALV, from the coding sequence ATGCCAAAGATTCTTTTTGTATGTCACGGAAACATTTGCCGCAGTCCTATGGCGGAATATGTGATGAAGGATATGGTGCAGTCTCGTGAAGCGGACTTGAATCGCTGCGGCTTGACTCCTGCAGATTTTGAAATTGCGTCGGCTGCAACCTCTACAGAGGAAATTGGTAATCCGGTATATCCGCCGGCACGCCGCATGTTGAATTCCCATGGCATAGACTGCAGCGGCCATGCTGCCCGCCAGATGAACCAGCGGGACTATGACTATTACGATTATATTGTGCTGATGGATCGAAACAACCTTCGCAACTTGCGCTGGAATATTTCGGCTGCGCAGTACAAGGATGAGGCAAAGAAGATTTCCATGATGATGGACTGGACTTGCCGTCCGGGCGATGTAGCGGATCCTTGGTATACCGGGAATTTTGATGCAACCTGGCGTGATGTAAATGAAGGCTGCGAAGGCTTGCTTAACGAAATTATTGCGAAAGCCTTAGTTTGA
- a CDS encoding metallophosphoesterase: MIIPFVAILVLYLNIRKVAEGTKGVLIAGLPIILTFGSFFLARQNSAFFSWVQCFMVIWLCQALWMYILWSLFLGLRAIYRKTLGKKPGRLQYKTNFARNGARIILAATVLLTAGLLAYGIPNHYDYKTRTLDVEFKMAPYSAPAENSFVEDSTAKVPATVTWTESHRDFKAVFFSDLHIDPLFKQEKLERLIAQCDSVKPDFILFGGDMADVHDSVLTAQGYDKLMQRLAATAKVAAVGINGNHEAYMERSGSDPEGFLRRAGWIFLDDSTACIPAEAPVACFTGRRDFQKARVFEEDRKRLKELTAENPMAAHLTTSAHSVPWIVLDHQPKGVEEDFGEFRPDFALSGHTHDGQFFPGNILINWIWPLAYGEGFLNDIHWLVSAGIDSWGPPVRAGSDSEIWVINFKVNRIK, translated from the coding sequence ATGATTATTCCCTTTGTGGCTATTCTTGTTCTGTACCTGAATATTCGCAAGGTGGCCGAGGGCACCAAGGGCGTGCTGATTGCCGGTCTTCCCATCATCTTGACGTTTGGCAGTTTCTTCTTGGCAAGGCAAAATTCCGCCTTCTTTTCCTGGGTTCAGTGCTTCATGGTTATCTGGCTTTGTCAGGCCCTCTGGATGTATATCCTGTGGAGCCTTTTCCTGGGGCTGCGTGCTATTTACCGAAAGACGCTTGGGAAAAAGCCGGGACGTCTCCAGTACAAGACCAACTTTGCCCGCAATGGCGCACGCATCATTCTTGCAGCAACAGTGCTGTTGACTGCAGGTCTTCTGGCCTATGGCATCCCAAATCATTACGATTACAAGACCCGCACTCTGGATGTGGAATTCAAGATGGCGCCATATTCAGCACCTGCGGAAAATTCCTTTGTAGAAGATTCCACGGCGAAAGTCCCTGCTACTGTAACCTGGACGGAATCCCATCGTGATTTCAAGGCGGTGTTCTTCAGCGATCTTCACATCGATCCGCTTTTCAAGCAAGAAAAGCTGGAACGTCTCATTGCCCAGTGCGATTCCGTCAAGCCAGACTTTATCTTGTTTGGCGGTGACATGGCCGACGTCCATGATTCCGTCTTGACCGCTCAAGGATACGACAAGCTGATGCAGCGCTTAGCCGCCACCGCAAAGGTTGCCGCCGTCGGCATCAACGGAAATCACGAGGCCTATATGGAACGCTCCGGTTCCGATCCCGAGGGTTTCCTCCGTAGGGCCGGCTGGATTTTCCTGGATGATTCCACTGCCTGCATTCCGGCCGAGGCTCCCGTCGCGTGCTTCACCGGCCGTCGCGATTTCCAGAAGGCCCGCGTCTTTGAGGAAGATCGCAAGAGACTAAAGGAATTGACTGCTGAAAATCCCATGGCCGCCCACCTCACCACGAGCGCTCATTCTGTCCCCTGGATTGTCCTGGACCATCAGCCCAAGGGTGTCGAAGAGGACTTTGGGGAATTCCGCCCCGACTTTGCCCTTTCCGGCCATACCCATGATGGGCAGTTCTTCCCGGGCAATATCCTTATCAACTGGATCTGGCCCCTGGCCTATGGAGAAGGTTTCCTAAATGACATTCACTGGCTAGTCAGTGCGGGTATTGATTCCTGGGGTCCGCCGGTCCGTGCCGGTTCCGACTCCGAAATCTGGGTTATCAATTTCAAGGTGAACCGCATCAAATAA
- a CDS encoding nucleotidyltransferase domain-containing protein → MALCIETDHLETVQRILALHFEGLEVWAHGARVTGVDLTPETELELVVISEKPLSFEVMTAVEKAFVDSGLPFRVDIIDWAKLPESLQKQIKKEHDVVQSVVES, encoded by the coding sequence ATGGCATTATGCATTGAAACAGATCATTTGGAAACCGTCCAGCGAATCCTGGCCCTTCACTTTGAAGGTTTGGAAGTCTGGGCCCACGGCGCCCGTGTCACGGGTGTGGACCTGACCCCCGAAACAGAGTTGGAACTGGTGGTGATTTCCGAAAAGCCCCTTTCCTTTGAAGTGATGACGGCTGTCGAAAAGGCCTTTGTGGATAGTGGATTGCCCTTCCGCGTAGACATTATTGACTGGGCTAAGCTGCCTGAATCCCTCCAAAAGCAAATCAAGAAAGAGCACGACGTGGTTCAATCCGTCGTAGAATCCTAG
- a CDS encoding penicillin-binding protein activator has translation MKRLLPLVLVASLATSLFAQDEIDQAKSLIQNGKCSEAIAPLQKAYKANFRKSSGEKAAVMLTECYLRDHNRDEAEKVSSRFLEYYVSSDYRERVELAHAIISVEKGSVYEGVEAMLRILAYTKNSAARSRTKDVVVQTLAASLLNADQLQALLEKYPVDKDVIGWMQLQIGRECQNSKRYRAARYWYKKVLASEVAENLSNTAQKGLESLEGQNAGTPTVLVLAPLSGDFAEFGAAAIQGVILAHEQAGLEGKVNIRVADTRADASQALLRTQQAVNQDSVIAVIGPIMSAPAATVGAWLGSNFQHIPMLTPTATDDGIAKMGPNIFQVNITMDNLAQSIADFAVKCLNINEFAILSPLGDYGASMSQSFTRAVERRGGNVVAFRNYEEGRPDYKTEFDLLRDVRYKQLNRRKNIARGAADLDAVNAKERMLSMRDSTFNIPGVFIPATNPTDAGSMVSQAAFNKISGTFLGASGWYGRDLFVQGKRLVDSSYFSVPALDMGGDNEALKKFSDAFKERWGDEPGEDKVSGLSYDAANIVFTTLAKKPNSLTNAINNAGSFKGVYGEIKFKRGANTNTKIVTVNKGKFETLDGCPAK, from the coding sequence ATGAAACGTCTTCTTCCCCTAGTGTTAGTCGCTTCCCTTGCGACTTCCCTCTTTGCCCAAGACGAAATTGACCAGGCAAAGTCCCTTATTCAGAATGGCAAGTGCTCTGAGGCTATTGCTCCTCTCCAGAAGGCCTATAAGGCTAATTTCCGCAAGTCCTCTGGCGAAAAGGCCGCCGTTATGCTTACCGAGTGCTACCTCCGTGACCATAACCGCGACGAGGCCGAAAAGGTTTCCTCCCGTTTCCTTGAATACTACGTGTCCTCTGATTACCGTGAACGCGTAGAGCTGGCTCACGCCATCATTTCCGTGGAAAAGGGTTCCGTCTACGAAGGTGTCGAGGCGATGCTTCGCATCTTGGCATACACCAAGAACTCTGCTGCCCGTAGCCGTACCAAGGATGTGGTTGTTCAGACCTTGGCTGCCTCTCTCCTGAATGCCGACCAGCTCCAGGCCCTCTTGGAAAAGTATCCGGTAGATAAGGACGTGATTGGCTGGATGCAGCTGCAGATTGGCCGTGAATGCCAGAATTCCAAGCGCTACCGCGCTGCTCGCTACTGGTACAAGAAGGTTCTTGCTTCTGAAGTTGCCGAGAACCTTTCCAATACCGCCCAGAAGGGTCTTGAATCCCTGGAAGGCCAGAATGCCGGTACCCCCACGGTGCTGGTTCTTGCCCCCTTGTCTGGCGACTTTGCTGAATTTGGTGCCGCCGCTATCCAGGGTGTGATCCTGGCTCACGAACAGGCCGGTCTTGAAGGCAAGGTGAATATCCGTGTGGCCGACACTCGTGCGGATGCCTCCCAGGCTTTGCTCCGCACTCAGCAGGCTGTCAACCAGGATAGCGTCATTGCAGTGATCGGTCCTATCATGAGTGCTCCGGCTGCAACCGTCGGTGCATGGCTTGGCAGTAACTTCCAGCATATCCCTATGCTGACTCCTACCGCTACCGACGACGGCATTGCCAAGATGGGTCCGAATATTTTCCAGGTGAACATTACCATGGACAACCTGGCCCAGAGCATTGCTGACTTTGCGGTCAAGTGCCTCAACATCAATGAATTTGCAATCCTCAGCCCTCTGGGTGACTACGGTGCTTCCATGAGCCAGAGCTTCACCCGCGCGGTGGAACGTCGTGGCGGTAACGTTGTCGCCTTCCGTAACTACGAAGAAGGCCGTCCGGACTACAAGACCGAATTCGACTTGCTTCGCGACGTGCGATACAAGCAGCTGAACCGCCGTAAGAATATTGCCCGCGGTGCTGCCGACCTTGATGCCGTGAATGCCAAGGAACGTATGCTTTCCATGCGCGACTCCACCTTCAACATTCCGGGTGTGTTCATTCCGGCAACCAACCCGACAGATGCAGGTTCCATGGTCAGCCAGGCAGCCTTCAACAAGATTTCCGGCACCTTCCTGGGCGCATCCGGCTGGTATGGCCGCGACCTCTTTGTCCAGGGCAAGCGTCTGGTAGACAGCTCCTACTTCAGTGTTCCTGCTCTTGACATGGGGGGCGATAACGAAGCCCTCAAGAAGTTCTCCGACGCCTTCAAGGAACGTTGGGGAGATGAACCTGGCGAAGACAAGGTTAGCGGTCTCAGCTACGATGCTGCAAATATCGTGTTTACCACCTTGGCAAAGAAGCCGAATTCCCTGACCAACGCCATTAACAACGCCGGGTCCTTCAAGGGCGTCTACGGCGAAATCAAGTTCAAGCGTGGCGCCAACACCAATACGAAGATCGTGACGGTCAACAAGGGCAAGTTCGAGACTCTCGACGGTTGCCCGGCCAAGTAA
- a CDS encoding NYN domain-containing protein has protein sequence MPQNVLRIGFFLDGYTLKKVNEYYRLHHRFHSNIDFRGLKNWVRTQALGYFGNEFTSVVMESHYYHPYREPGLCARDPAGVLKLEAQLNNAGFQVHYNDRIGDDGGLGPNLCLMEDALLFASYRKMDAAVLLSTQGQFAPLPDRLRLMGVPTVLLGWNFFYPKAKHRVHWKTDSCLRDKCAHYVAMERVMDRNPESSEPPRNFFFQCERPFGHYVAGWNKKGAIEAPNVNTPRLAV, from the coding sequence ATGCCCCAGAATGTATTACGTATCGGTTTCTTCTTAGATGGCTATACCCTTAAAAAAGTAAACGAGTATTACCGGCTACACCATCGATTTCATTCCAACATAGACTTCAGGGGCCTAAAGAACTGGGTCCGGACACAGGCCCTAGGTTACTTCGGAAATGAGTTTACGTCTGTAGTGATGGAATCCCACTACTATCATCCTTACCGTGAACCTGGCCTTTGTGCCAGGGATCCGGCTGGCGTGCTAAAGCTGGAGGCGCAGTTGAACAATGCCGGTTTCCAGGTCCACTATAACGACCGGATTGGAGATGACGGCGGTCTCGGGCCGAACCTCTGCCTGATGGAGGATGCCCTGCTTTTCGCCTCCTACAGAAAAATGGATGCGGCGGTACTTTTGAGTACCCAGGGGCAGTTTGCCCCCTTGCCGGATCGTCTGCGACTGATGGGAGTGCCTACGGTTCTGCTGGGATGGAATTTCTTCTACCCCAAGGCAAAGCACAGGGTTCACTGGAAGACCGATTCCTGCCTTAGGGATAAGTGTGCTCACTATGTCGCCATGGAGCGGGTTATGGACCGTAATCCTGAATCGTCGGAACCGCCACGGAATTTCTTTTTCCAGTGCGAGAGGCCCTTTGGCCATTACGTTGCCGGATGGAACAAAAAAGGCGCCATTGAGGCGCCTAATGTAAATACTCCTAGACTCGCGGTTTAG
- a CDS encoding ABC transporter substrate-binding protein, producing the protein MLTFCGKIGTLALAVSFFLVACGEKNGAEGAGAVSEKSTAAQRWNLPGQSGKCLFATLKPRRFAQMLQAGDFCGLDFVKIQSIVGRDTLKKTFVLVDYSKASDLETLSKMSSSGKWDDAIVLKAPLRRVVVLSSAQIGYMLRLGLQDRIVGVGDGKYIADTALYGRVERTRQGTLADGEIPVVEVGNGTGLDLEKLIALKPDLVMTFATGGSQDDYERMERLGIPVMLTSEWQEDGPMAKFEWINLYGILFGKSEESYAMFKETLQSFAKNQKAGAASASRTVDCEGPKVLAGMSYGGVWYAPGGRSYTASLIKSAGGCYLWAADTTRELRLTLEEVMSLADSADVWINPGMFGSPEEVLAAEPRAKFIRAFKEKKVYQNDGRKGLGGGNDFFEGAVARPLELIWNLGTQIGGKLPDSTDTSFNWYHNIF; encoded by the coding sequence GTGTTGACTTTTTGTGGAAAGATTGGGACATTGGCATTGGCGGTCTCCTTTTTCCTAGTTGCCTGCGGCGAAAAAAATGGCGCTGAAGGTGCCGGTGCGGTTTCTGAAAAGTCCACCGCGGCGCAGAGATGGAATCTGCCTGGACAGTCGGGTAAGTGTCTTTTTGCGACCTTGAAGCCAAGAAGATTCGCTCAGATGCTGCAGGCTGGAGATTTCTGTGGGCTTGACTTTGTGAAGATTCAGTCCATCGTGGGGCGGGACACCTTGAAAAAGACCTTCGTTCTTGTGGATTACAGCAAGGCGTCGGACTTGGAAACGTTAAGCAAGATGAGTTCTTCCGGAAAATGGGATGACGCTATCGTTCTTAAGGCGCCCTTGCGTCGTGTGGTTGTATTGTCCTCGGCGCAGATCGGGTACATGCTTCGTTTGGGCCTGCAGGACAGGATCGTTGGGGTGGGTGATGGCAAGTACATTGCGGATACCGCCTTATACGGCCGTGTGGAACGAACCCGCCAGGGAACTCTTGCTGATGGCGAGATTCCGGTTGTAGAAGTTGGCAATGGTACGGGTCTTGATCTAGAAAAGCTGATTGCCCTAAAGCCGGATTTGGTCATGACGTTTGCAACGGGCGGTTCCCAGGATGATTACGAACGTATGGAGAGGTTGGGAATTCCTGTGATGCTCACATCCGAATGGCAGGAAGACGGCCCCATGGCCAAGTTTGAATGGATTAATTTGTATGGAATCCTGTTTGGCAAGTCCGAGGAATCTTACGCCATGTTCAAGGAAACCTTGCAGTCCTTTGCGAAGAATCAGAAGGCGGGAGCGGCCTCTGCCTCCCGGACGGTGGACTGCGAGGGCCCAAAGGTTCTTGCCGGCATGAGCTATGGTGGCGTGTGGTATGCGCCGGGTGGCAGGAGCTATACGGCGAGTCTCATCAAGTCTGCCGGCGGCTGTTACCTATGGGCGGCCGATACAACGCGGGAACTCCGGTTGACTCTCGAGGAAGTGATGTCTCTGGCGGACAGTGCCGACGTGTGGATTAACCCCGGGATGTTTGGATCTCCGGAAGAGGTTCTCGCTGCAGAACCAAGAGCCAAGTTCATTAGGGCTTTCAAGGAAAAGAAAGTCTATCAAAATGACGGCCGGAAGGGGCTTGGCGGTGGAAATGATTTCTTCGAGGGGGCTGTGGCAAGGCCCTTGGAGCTCATCTGGAATCTGGGAACGCAAATAGGTGGTAAATTGCCCGATTCTACGGATACGTCATTCAATTGGTATCACAACATTTTCTAA
- a CDS encoding cyclic nucleotide-binding domain-containing protein: MMKPHTGIGDWIAANYELGTPFLQQVPRDCADYLLLNAQIREYEPGEIIINGGTIGDSFCVLQSGAAVICGQILPDGHYNTLAAVEAGTCFGEMSIICNEPTSNTVIAAEDGCTVLHVPREEFVKFLDKNPNIMVYLYKVVADRLRAKNQAFDEFERLSLLASGKVLPFIDFAQTMEKSRVTGTVIFECNGEKGFIAFQDGRICCAKCGKLAGPDAFEKMLSWGDETLYKLDTHLMPGIVNINQMTDTTSLILDALRNIDEKQGQH, from the coding sequence ATGATGAAACCTCATACAGGTATTGGTGACTGGATTGCAGCTAATTATGAGCTTGGCACCCCGTTCTTGCAACAGGTGCCCCGTGATTGTGCTGACTATTTGCTTTTGAACGCCCAGATTCGCGAGTACGAGCCGGGTGAGATTATTATTAACGGCGGTACTATTGGTGATTCGTTCTGCGTGTTGCAGAGTGGTGCCGCGGTAATTTGCGGTCAGATCCTGCCGGATGGTCATTACAATACCTTGGCAGCCGTCGAGGCCGGCACCTGCTTTGGTGAAATGTCCATCATCTGTAACGAACCTACCAGCAATACGGTAATCGCTGCCGAGGACGGTTGCACTGTCCTTCATGTGCCGCGCGAAGAATTCGTTAAGTTCCTGGACAAGAATCCCAATATCATGGTGTACCTGTACAAGGTGGTGGCAGATCGCCTTCGCGCCAAGAACCAGGCTTTCGATGAATTTGAACGTCTGTCCTTGCTGGCTTCTGGAAAGGTATTGCCCTTTATTGATTTCGCCCAGACCATGGAAAAGAGCCGTGTGACCGGTACCGTGATCTTTGAATGCAATGGAGAAAAAGGTTTTATCGCCTTCCAGGATGGTCGAATCTGCTGTGCCAAGTGTGGCAAACTGGCTGGTCCGGACGCTTTCGAGAAGATGCTCTCCTGGGGTGACGAAACCCTTTACAAGTTGGACACCCACCTGATGCCTGGTATCGTGAACATCAACCAGATGACCGATACCACAAGCCTCATTCTGGATGCGCTTAGAAATATTGATGAAAAACAAGGTCAGCACTAA
- the purM gene encoding phosphoribosylformylglycinamidine cyclo-ligase, with product MNYADAGVSLARADEAMVGVKKSVRTTFNEGVLGDVGNFGGLFTLNHLGMKDPVLVSSVDGVGTKLKVDIEMGTHTLPGQDIVNHCCDDILVQGARPLFFLDYVATGRLEPGVMDQLVAGMAKACRENGLVLIGGETAEMPGFYGPGDYDISGTIVGVVERENIIDGKKIKPGTIILGLPSTGLHTNGYSLARKVLFDVAGYKVDTPLEGTDMTIGEALTMPHRSYYPSLIDLCNKKIIQGLAHITGSGYQGNIPRILPDNVDVVIDRTSWDPSPIFKLIQKEGSVEKDEMYSTFNMGMGMLIFIDPADKAEVVAHLEAKGEKWVQVGEVVAGTKQVKFKD from the coding sequence ATGAACTACGCAGACGCTGGTGTATCTCTGGCCCGTGCAGACGAAGCTATGGTCGGAGTCAAGAAGTCCGTCCGTACCACCTTTAACGAAGGCGTTCTCGGTGACGTTGGCAACTTCGGTGGCCTTTTCACTCTGAACCACCTGGGCATGAAGGACCCCGTGCTGGTCAGCTCCGTCGATGGCGTTGGTACCAAGCTCAAGGTCGATATTGAAATGGGTACTCATACCCTGCCTGGCCAGGACATCGTGAACCACTGCTGCGACGATATTCTCGTGCAGGGCGCCCGTCCGCTGTTCTTCCTGGACTATGTGGCTACCGGCCGTCTGGAACCGGGTGTCATGGACCAGCTGGTTGCCGGTATGGCAAAGGCCTGCCGCGAAAACGGTCTCGTCCTCATTGGCGGTGAAACTGCTGAAATGCCGGGCTTCTACGGTCCGGGTGACTACGATATCTCCGGTACCATCGTGGGTGTTGTAGAACGCGAAAACATCATCGACGGCAAGAAGATCAAGCCGGGTACCATCATCCTCGGTCTCCCGTCCACCGGTCTTCACACCAACGGCTACTCTCTCGCCCGTAAGGTTCTCTTCGACGTTGCCGGCTACAAGGTGGATACCCCGCTTGAAGGCACCGACATGACCATCGGCGAAGCTCTCACCATGCCGCACCGCAGCTACTACCCGAGCCTCATTGATCTTTGCAACAAGAAGATCATCCAGGGTCTCGCTCACATTACCGGCTCCGGCTACCAGGGCAACATTCCCCGTATCCTCCCGGACAACGTTGACGTTGTCATTGACCGTACTTCCTGGGATCCGTCTCCCATCTTCAAGCTCATCCAGAAGGAAGGCTCCGTGGAGAAGGACGAAATGTACTCTACCTTCAACATGGGCATGGGTATGTTGATCTTCATCGACCCGGCTGACAAGGCTGAAGTCGTTGCACACCTCGAAGCCAAGGGCGAAAAGTGGGTGCAGGTCGGCGAAGTTGTTGCCGGTACCAAGCAGGTGAAGTTCAAGGACTAA
- a CDS encoding glycosyl hydrolase family 5 → MKHPFTKSFIAISALTVAGLVACGDDSSTPSVPQIPNDPNGGIENTLPNDPSNPVVDPSDPGNTNPGVGDVTTDPSNPNTDPTNPGVVDPGTGEVIPGTDPVPGSSASNPGTDPVVPGTDPGVSSSSTEPVKTTGNPEEDIKKYPVPTLKNILGNGTSGWNTRYWDACKAHCSQTSLDGAEGKPKINTQEEYAASHYTARVCNINDIEIPTFTYSKGLERYWVGIQNTPNACQEADPASGGGFTCTDMAPVAVNDTLAYAFVAGSDATTSCGKCFHLQYDGSFKDADGNNAPKETHKALKGKHIIVMASNIGHDVKPGQFDLMVPGGGPGIFNALQLQITKPGIEWGATYGGFLTYCQNGEQVGYDGSLADYQKCVKNLCDAAFGDSKYPNLLRGCHWFADWYMTADNPTYQWEEVECPQYLIDKYSTTISTSIETKILYQSDWSKYSGGDFIETDACSKTPNATGEYCDPDQLAADKAKTY, encoded by the coding sequence ATGAAGCATCCTTTTACAAAAAGTTTTATTGCGATTAGTGCACTGACTGTAGCAGGTCTTGTTGCATGCGGCGACGACTCCTCTACTCCTTCTGTCCCGCAGATTCCGAACGATCCTAATGGCGGAATTGAAAATACTTTGCCGAACGATCCGTCCAATCCTGTGGTTGATCCTTCCGATCCGGGGAATACAAATCCTGGCGTTGGCGACGTTACTACCGATCCCAGCAATCCTAACACAGATCCGACTAATCCCGGCGTTGTCGATCCGGGTACCGGCGAAGTGATTCCTGGTACAGACCCTGTTCCGGGTTCTAGCGCTTCCAATCCAGGAACCGACCCTGTGGTTCCCGGTACAGATCCTGGCGTTAGCTCTAGCAGCACAGAACCTGTAAAGACCACCGGCAATCCTGAAGAAGATATCAAGAAGTATCCGGTGCCTACGCTCAAGAACATTCTTGGTAACGGGACCTCTGGCTGGAACACTCGCTACTGGGATGCCTGCAAGGCTCACTGCTCCCAGACCAGTCTCGACGGTGCCGAAGGCAAGCCCAAGATTAATACCCAGGAAGAATACGCTGCCAGTCATTATACTGCCCGCGTCTGCAACATCAACGACATTGAAATTCCGACCTTTACCTACAGCAAGGGCCTGGAACGTTACTGGGTTGGTATCCAGAATACTCCTAACGCCTGTCAGGAAGCTGATCCTGCAAGCGGTGGCGGCTTCACCTGTACCGACATGGCTCCGGTGGCAGTAAACGATACCTTGGCATACGCCTTCGTTGCCGGTAGCGATGCAACCACTTCTTGCGGTAAGTGCTTCCACTTGCAGTACGATGGTAGCTTCAAGGATGCCGACGGCAATAACGCCCCCAAGGAAACTCACAAGGCTCTTAAGGGTAAGCACATCATCGTTATGGCCTCCAACATTGGTCACGATGTGAAGCCTGGTCAGTTCGACCTGATGGTTCCTGGTGGTGGTCCCGGAATCTTCAATGCCCTGCAGCTCCAGATTACTAAGCCGGGTATTGAATGGGGTGCTACCTATGGTGGCTTCCTGACCTATTGCCAGAATGGCGAACAGGTTGGTTACGATGGTTCCCTGGCTGATTACCAGAAGTGCGTAAAGAACTTGTGCGATGCAGCCTTTGGCGATTCCAAGTATCCGAACTTGCTCCGTGGTTGCCATTGGTTTGCCGACTGGTACATGACTGCAGATAATCCCACCTACCAGTGGGAAGAAGTGGAATGCCCCCAGTACCTGATTGACAAGTACTCCACCACCATCAGTACTTCTATTGAAACTAAGATTTTGTATCAGTCCGACTGGTCTAAGTACAGTGGTGGCGACTTTATCGAAACCGATGCCTGCAGCAAGACTCCCAATGCAACAGGCGAATACTGCGACCCCGATCAGTTAGCTGCAGACAAGGCTAAGACCTACTAG